Sequence from the Oceanispirochaeta sp. genome:
ATACAATTTATGAGGAGCCTGATGATTGAATACAGCGGCACAAAAAAAAATCATAATAGAACTTCAAAGCAAAATCAACAAAGTTCTCCTGGAGAATATTCTCCCCTTCTGGACGGATATAATCCCTGATCCGGAATCAGGTAATTTCTATGGCAGGATCGATTTAAAAAACAATCCTGAAGCAGGAGCCCCCAAAGGAGTCATTCTCTTTACCAGACTACTCTGGTCCTATTCCAGAGCATACGGTTTCACCGGTCAGGAGATCCATAGGGAACTAGCCCGCAAAGCCTATCAAAGCCTGATAAAATTATTTAAAGATCAGCTCCAGGGGGGCCTGGTCTGGGAGGTTTCAGAACAGGGAGAAATCCTCAGAAATCACAAGCAGAGCTACGCTCAGGCTTTTGGTATCTATGCCTTCAGTGAATACTACAAAATATCAGGAGATGAAGAATCAAAGTCTGAAGCCCTTGATCTCTTCCATAAGCTGGAAGATCATGCCCGGGATAAAAGATTCGGCGGCTATACCGAAGCCCTCTCCAGAGACTGGCAGGAAATGGAGGATGTACGCCTCAGTGATGTTGATCAGAATGAAAAAAAATCCAACAACACTCACCTCCATATCATGGAAGCCTACACAACTCTCTTTAAAGTGACACAAGATCCAGCAATAGAAAAGGCTTTGATCCATGTTCTGGAAATAATGATGGAGAAAATCTACAACAAAAAGAAAGGTAGTTTTACACTCTTTTTTACCGAGGACTGGATAAGTCGTTCTGACACAATGTCTTTCGGACATGATATTGAAGCCGCATGGCTGATCCAGGATGCATTAAATACACTCAATAATGATGATCTTAAGCGGAAATATAAAAAGGCTGTTTTAAAGGTTTCCAGGCAGGCCCTCAATACCTACCTCGATGGAACTCTTGGATCTAAAGGAATAAACAATGAATGTTCTCCTGATGGAAGGATAGATCATGAAAAAATCTGGTGGGTTCAGAATGAAGCCCTCATCGGATTCCTCAATGCCTATGAGATGACAGGTGAATCGGACTTTCTTAGGGCAGCAGTAAATATCTGGACCTTCTGTGAAGAACATCTTATTGACTGGGAAGGCGGTGAATGGTTTTTCTATGCTCAAAATGACCCGGAAACAATCAAAACACACCCCTATAAAGCTGATGAATGGAAGTGTCCCTACCACAATACACGAGGCTGTATTGAATCAATAGAACGATTACAAAGAATAAATCCTGGAGTAAAAAAATGA
This genomic interval carries:
- a CDS encoding AGE family epimerase/isomerase, which codes for MNTAAQKKIIIELQSKINKVLLENILPFWTDIIPDPESGNFYGRIDLKNNPEAGAPKGVILFTRLLWSYSRAYGFTGQEIHRELARKAYQSLIKLFKDQLQGGLVWEVSEQGEILRNHKQSYAQAFGIYAFSEYYKISGDEESKSEALDLFHKLEDHARDKRFGGYTEALSRDWQEMEDVRLSDVDQNEKKSNNTHLHIMEAYTTLFKVTQDPAIEKALIHVLEIMMEKIYNKKKGSFTLFFTEDWISRSDTMSFGHDIEAAWLIQDALNTLNNDDLKRKYKKAVLKVSRQALNTYLDGTLGSKGINNECSPDGRIDHEKIWWVQNEALIGFLNAYEMTGESDFLRAAVNIWTFCEEHLIDWEGGEWFFYAQNDPETIKTHPYKADEWKCPYHNTRGCIESIERLQRINPGVKK